ATAAGTGGAATAAGTGGAATAAATTGCCTAGTCAGGAATTAGCCTAATATTTAAATCTaaacttttaaaatatttttagatTTAAATATTAGGCTAATTCCTGAATAAAAATTTTATTAAATGTATGTATTACATTTGAATGAAGTAACATCAGAACTGGTGTCTGCTAATGTATAGTTAGTTATCTTGTTTTTTATTGTGCATAATATGCTGCGACCCTAatcaaaaagtatttaataactcAAAATAACAAAACGTATGTTGTGGAACATTTCAACTTAAAAAacgttttcattttttttgttgcaccGCATGGATCACCGGTGCGCTTGAATGCAGCATTGCTGTATGGTGCACTTAAAATGTATTGTAATAGGCCCACATCTATCTCCGTTGCGTCGTGTTTTGTTGCAGGTTTTGTTTTTTAGTTATTCATTGTCGAGCTTTAAAAACCGAAGCCAGACTGCAACATTTTAGTAGCCTAGCTCGGATTGTGGCATGTGTCTGTACACTTTCCTTCCGCTGCGCGCCGTAAATGGGACACACGAAAGCATTCAGTTAAAGTTAAATTCACCGATGAGAGCGCATCGGGCTGTAATGGTAAGTAGTTGACTCAACGGTTGACTCGTTTATTCTCGCTTGTCTGTACTATTTGGCCCGCGGGGACTTGTGTTTGACACATGTGTGCTAGCCACGTTATGACTGatttgtgatcattgcccttgctagtttgatggAATTGACATTCCCAGACGTAGTTACAGTCATCCGCTTTTGTTAAACATATTGAAGTAGTGCAACCCGAAATGGGTGGAGGCTGCagacaatgtaccaggccagctgtgatagCAATATTTTTGGGACTACctagaaatgtattggtgaattatattaatactgcatccatctattctgccaacaatgcttTACTGTACGACATGTACTTTTTTTGTAAAATATAAACTATTTTTtaaacctcttataaagttggttttgaagcataaactgggatttttatatttttgactgatttgactgtttcatatctgcaaagtaggtTTTACAACACTGTCAGTTGCACTTTAAACTGTGGCATATCTTACAGAAACTTCACCTCAGTGATCACATGAGAACTCTCTCCTCCAACCTCAGGGACCCTAACCACCATGGAGACCAGACTGAAGAGGTCCTCACCCAGTCCCTGACCATGGCCATTGTTCCCAACCATCAGCGTGGCAAACACCAACCCCAAATAACCCACCTGTACACGGCCAGCAAATGGTTAAAGCAAAGCGCTGACATTCAAATAGCTTgatttgtttctctttgtttGCAGAGAGCCGTTTGTCCCTGTCAGCCGGAGTGCTAGTATAGAGACTGGGCCTTGTGCTCTTCATTTGCGTTGGATGGTTACTGCAACGCGGCACGGCTCGACAGATTAATTCCACGACCAGACAGTGGTCATATTCCTCTCTGGGTTGCAGTGATGCGCTAACTGGACGCAGATGGCGGCCACATCCTCTCGAAGTTGCACCAATGCGTAGCTACAGGCCTCTTTGCTGTGGGGTCCTTTATGTGTCCACTCATGCTGAACTAAAGCACCCTTCAAATTTGACATAAGGAATAGGTTTGAAACTAAAGTTTGTTTTTAAAATAACTATTTTTGCATAGAAATAAACGTGAATTATAATTGACAtaacaattcacatttcctgttgctgcaggattattttcctgctgtagcaaactgcaAAAATCTGTAAGCCACCTTGAGAAACAAGTTCCTATCTAAATACACTTCACTTCTGTAACAATAACTTGAAAGCAGACCTAAAACCACTTGGTCTAGTTTTGATATTGTCAATTGAGAATCACTCTTGCCCACTAAAACCTCACCTTTCCTTTCCTTGTCATGTCCCTATCATTTAGTTGAATCATTAAAACATGAGTAGCCAAGGTTTCAGCTTTCAGATTTAGTAGAAAATGTTGATACTACTAAATCCTATCATAATTCTCAATCATAAACAAGATTTGTATCAAATATTAAAACAACTGGGGCTATTGTGGTTGAGGGCCATGTGATGAGGTGTTCATAAACTATGGAAAATATGAGCTTGTGCTCATCCCCCACAGTGAATGTCTCTTAAATTAGTCGATCCTATTGTTCACGACCGTGGAGCATGAGGTACAGGCTTATGTGGAAAAAGGTGAGGTCCAATGTAGATACTGTTTAACTTGTTAATCTGTCATCAGTATGTGTCATTAACCATGTACAATAACAAGGCATCTTGTTAGATCTATCTATACTGGCTCATACATCTAACATATCCATTAGGAATGAAAATCGACATTTTTGAATTTCTAAAATATAAAGATCTTTACACTAAATGCAACACTATTGAAAGTTAGTGCTGGGCAAACCCATACTGTCATCCATGTTTGAATCTATTTTCAAAATGTTAAAGGTCCATTAAAATTCAAAATAGGCCATTATGCATAGAGTACAGAATTAATTTGCATCATTAAAAACACCTGATCTTTCCAGAATTTGCATCACATGATCAAACTATTCTCTCCCTATCTATGAATGGCtatgactgacacacacaaacagcccaATAGGCAGTGAGTGGATGGTGTATTTGCATGTCACGATCTCCTCTCAATGGGTATCCAGACGGGGGTGTCAGCCGGCTTTGCatgcactaaacacacacacccccgttTTACATACAGCTTCCATGGAGGACCCTGGGGGCCAGTGTGTGGCATCTCACAACTTGCGTTAGATTATCACTAAACGTGCAGTGCTTTTTATAATCTAAATTCTATTTCTATCATTGTAGACAATGACAACAAGAAGCTATGTTGATCAGATGATCATGGAATATTTCTGACACCAGCTGGCCTATTTTCTTTTACCCATAAAGCATCACTCACATATGGTAGATACATAAACAGTTGTTGTTAACTGACACAGCTTTTGAATATTGAATTAAACATTGTACCATGTACCATGTACAGTCCATTCTCCATATAAACAGCACAGGGCCAAATAAGTTCTTCCATAGACCAGTCATTTCACTTGAGGCTCACTAGGACATAATTGAAAAATGTGACATCAATATCCCTGACTTCCCtagtgaaataaaatacaaatattgtaTATTCAATAGAATTATATAATATTGACCCCATCAATACGCAGGTTATGAATGTCTGTCATCACAGGAGCCTTGCCTCAGTGCTAACACGGGGCCAAGAAGCGGCCATTGTGAGATGCCCCGGATAATTCCTTTGGGCGCTAGGGATTACCTGGAAATGACAGCTATGTGGAGTCTTACGGGAACCCAGGGCGTATTCACCTCTGTGGTGATGACACCTCATGGTGTAAGGCCCTTAGCTCCAGAGCCTACAGACCAGGGGACCCACAGCCCCAGCCCACCCCAGGAGGCAGGGCCTTTCATCGGGCTGTTGTCTGGgggctccctccctccacccctctggaTCTGACACTAGCACTTTGTGTAACTCTGTTAGTGTTGAGTGCTGGGAGAGTGCAGCAGGGGTTTCCCCATTCTGTTTGCTTAAAGGATTGAGTTAGTTAACCCCAGCACTCTGGAGTAGACTGTGACTCATCATCACATACCACACGGGCTGTTGAGAGGAGTGAGTGAGGTACTGTTGTTGGCGCTGGTCAAATGGTCAAATGTTTTTGTTCATCAAGTTGATGACAAGCGTATCTAATAGCACGTGTATTTCAGTGAAGTAAAATGCCAATCAATATTATGGTATAACACATGGTCATATGGTCACATGGTCATAACACATGGTCATATTGTACAAACACAAAAATACTTGGTAAATATACTTGGTAAAAGCTCTACCATACAAACAAAGGAAGAATAGTGAAATTATCTTCAAATAATGATGCTGCCATATATTCACGACAATGAATTAACAacagtttacatttttttaaatgacttgtaATTCTGATTTTATGTTTGTCCCTCATTCTCAGGTTATGTCCAGGAGCGTGTTGCCTGCATGGCCTTGCTTTGCATGCATAAAATCACAGGGCAGGTTCAGTCTGGACAACATTTACATCTCTTAACACAGCTGGGCCCGGCTCACCACTGGGCCAAAACAAACAAGGAAACGCAGAAGAACAACAATCCCTAGGTTAAATCaccactaaagaggccttttagTGTTCAACATCAAAACAACAAGGCTCCATTTTGGACCTTTTCAAATCAACTTGAGGTGTAACTTTAGAGCTGTATTTGAATGGTTGGAAGGAAAGACCGTTTGTTCATTGGTCACAGGGTTTGAAAAGTACCTTAATAGAACCTATTGGACAGCTGTAGTGTAGTACTGAGATCATCAGATTCATTTATTTACTGAAATCTGGTTCAACTGGAATGAACTAAAAACAGAGAATATACTTTTTATATGTTTTTGTAATTTCAATCGTTTACTGTCTTGTACATGTTACTAAAAAGTCAGTGCTACTCTACATCCAATATTTACAgcaaaaatgacaaaaaaaatcttaAATATACACTTTTAAAAAACTGCCAGTGgcattacatacattttaaaacacaTGAACAATAAACACTTATCCATTTTACTGAGGtgagtcagtccctggatgggggTGTGGCTCAGGTGTGCTGCAGAGGTGGTAGTCGAGACCTCAGGTAACTCActgacactctcacacacacaactggAAGAACGTGTTTACAGTCactgtattctctcctctctacctgacGAGACTATCCTGGATATATAGAAAACTGGGAACGCAAAACCTTCTTTATTTGTTGAACTGCTGTTTTTTTGGACTCGGGGACTGAGTTTTTGAGGACTGTGAGTTTTTGAAGAAGGAATGTTGAAACTTTCCTTTCTAGTAAATATTTTATTGCTCTTCTCTCCCTGCGTCTGCTACTGTTGCTGTCGATGACATACTGCACTTTTGGACAACCTTAGAACGACCTAGACCATTAACTTTGCAAGTTAGTCCGTTCTGTTTTTGGACATTTACAAACTACACTCAACCATGCCGGTGGTCAAAGTGGAGAAAGACAGTCCTTCTGAGATCTCCCTGTCTGCTCCCAACCCCCCTCATACGACCACGACAGTATCGGATGAACCGTCAAGGGGCCGTCGAAGGAAGAGACCCCTCCAGCGAGGAAAGCCCCCCTACAGCTACATCGCTCTCATCTCCATGGCGATAGCCAACTCGCCCAACCATAAGCTGACCCTGGGCGGCATCTACAAGTTCATCACGGAGCGGTTCCCCTTCTACCAAGACAACTCCAAGAAGTGGCAGAACTCCATCCGCCACAACCTCACCCTCAACGACTGCTTCATCAAGATCCCTAGGGAGCCAGGGAGGCCCGGGAAGGGTAACTACTGGGCCCTGGACCCCAACGCAGAGGACATGTTCGATAGCGGCAGCTTCCTCCGGCGCAGGAAGAGGTTCAAGCGCTGTGACTTTACGACCTACACGTCATATGTACATGAGTCCCCTGTCTTCTCGCCTGTCCAGATCGCTCGCTCGAACTACCCCAGCTCCGTCTACGGCTCCAATATGGCGGTGAGTCCCCCGTACGGCCAGCGTGGTCAGCTACCCTCTGCCTACTACCCATCCTCCTCGCCCCCCGGGTTTGGTCCTCACTGCCAGTCCCACTCCCGCATGTTCAGCATCAACACAATCATAGGGCACCCCTCCGGGGGTCAGGGGCCCGAGATGATGCAGCAGCCCAGCCGGAGCTTCAGTCCGGAGGGAGGCCCCGCTGGGGGCCCCAGCCACTGTAACCTTGGAGCCCCAGCCTTCCAGGCCCAGTCATGTGGAGGGGCCATGCTGTCCCGCTCCTCGGCCCATGTGGGGTTTCCCTACTCAGGCCCCAAtggacaccaccaccacccacaccaccacccaCCTCAGGGCTCCTACAGCCAGGGACACAGCCAGGGGTATGGAGGTTCAGGGCGCCTCCACTCCCACTCCTCACCCCACATGGCTGGAGATGCTGTGGAGCATTATGGGAGAGTGTCCCCGGGTCAGTTGGGCTCGTTGGTCCAGTATAATGGTGCAGGTACCACCAGCACTGGAGCCTACCTAAGACACCCCACGTACTCGGGGAACATGGATAGGTTCGTGTCTGCCATCTGAGGGACTGTCTTCAAAGAATTATGCATTGGGTTGTTTTTTAGGACAGAACAGTTTCAGTGGACTTTCCCGTTTCAGTTGGTGGCTGTAAAGACACTGGTGATAGTGGGATGGCATGACTCAAAAGGAAAAGACTAAAGGACATAAGATGAACAGGATTCTTCCGTCATGTTTTTGGTGTGTTATTTTGACTTGAATCAATGTGCATGTTTTGAGATATAAAATGTCATTAATTCAGTGGCTGTGAC
This genomic stretch from Oncorhynchus kisutch isolate 150728-3 linkage group LG7, Okis_V2, whole genome shotgun sequence harbors:
- the foxe1 gene encoding forkhead box protein E1, which gives rise to MPVVKVEKDSPSEISLSAPNPPHTTTTVSDEPSRGRRRKRPLQRGKPPYSYIALISMAIANSPNHKLTLGGIYKFITERFPFYQDNSKKWQNSIRHNLTLNDCFIKIPREPGRPGKGNYWALDPNAEDMFDSGSFLRRRKRFKRCDFTTYTSYVHESPVFSPVQIARSNYPSSVYGSNMAVSPPYGQRGQLPSAYYPSSSPPGFGPHCQSHSRMFSINTIIGHPSGGQGPEMMQQPSRSFSPEGGPAGGPSHCNLGAPAFQAQSCGGAMLSRSSAHVGFPYSGPNGHHHHPHHHPPQGSYSQGHSQGYGGSGRLHSHSSPHMAGDAVEHYGRVSPGQLGSLVQYNGAGTTSTGAYLRHPTYSGNMDRFVSAI